In Oscillospiraceae bacterium, the following are encoded in one genomic region:
- a CDS encoding RnfABCDGE type electron transport complex subunit D, protein MKLIKTSPPFIKSGKSQSASMKRMIVCLGLALIYAVFFFGLRLLVNAIISIIICEFCELIVSGLVRLPNTAKDLSAIVTALIIVLLLPAAVPLWLILIADAFAVFIAKAVFGGLGHNPFNPSACAIAFITVCWPKYIFRYPTVPQMLPVFSADLSKVTYGSSVLAYLNAGGVAPYRLSDIFFGAVPTAAGTGCGLLLLACFIYLSVKRTIHWRITAAFLLTFTLLSAVLPRAGLWYISAFSEVFSGYLLFAAVFMLTDPSTSPKSDIGGIIYGVICAIAVILMRRYGIYEESLCFALIICNAIAPTLDRWVASIPERRL, encoded by the coding sequence ATGAAACTGATCAAAACCTCTCCACCGTTTATCAAATCCGGAAAGTCCCAGAGTGCCTCGATGAAACGGATGATTGTATGTCTGGGGCTCGCACTGATTTATGCGGTTTTCTTTTTCGGGCTCCGGCTGCTTGTCAACGCAATCATCAGCATCATCATCTGTGAATTCTGCGAGCTCATCGTTTCCGGATTGGTCCGTCTCCCGAATACGGCAAAAGATCTCTCCGCGATTGTCACCGCGCTGATCATTGTTTTGCTCTTGCCTGCGGCAGTTCCGCTCTGGTTAATTTTAATTGCGGATGCCTTTGCGGTCTTTATCGCAAAAGCGGTATTCGGCGGTCTCGGACATAATCCGTTCAACCCCTCCGCTTGTGCGATTGCGTTTATCACCGTGTGCTGGCCGAAATATATCTTCCGGTATCCGACCGTTCCCCAGATGCTTCCGGTGTTTTCCGCCGATTTGTCCAAAGTGACTTATGGTTCCTCGGTGCTCGCCTATCTCAATGCGGGCGGCGTTGCGCCGTACCGCCTTTCCGATATCTTTTTCGGCGCAGTGCCGACAGCTGCGGGCACAGGCTGCGGTTTACTGCTGCTTGCCTGTTTTATTTATCTCTCCGTCAAACGGACGATTCATTGGAGAATCACGGCCGCGTTTTTGCTCACCTTTACACTTCTTTCTGCCGTTTTGCCCCGCGCGGGACTTTGGTATATCTCGGCATTTTCCGAGGTTTTCTCAGGATATCTTCTTTTCGCGGCTGTCTTTATGCTGACCGATCCGTCCACCTCACCGAAATCCGATATCGGCGGGATTATTTACGGCGTCATCTGCGCGATTGCGGTTATACTGATGAGGCGGTACGGCATCTACGAAGAGAGTTTGTGTTTTGCTTTGATTATCTGCAATGCGATTGCTCCGACCCTTGACAGATGGGTCGCCTCAATCCCCGAAAGGCGGTTGTGA